From Acidipropionibacterium acidipropionici, one genomic window encodes:
- a CDS encoding aspartate kinase, with translation MTRVVQKFGGSSVADAGSIKRVAKRIAATRQAGNEVVIVISAMGDSTDDLMDLALQVSPQPAPRELDMLLTTGERQSASLLAMALSDLGVPARSYTGSQAGVITTAAHGNARIIDITPGRVEKSLDAGNVVIVCGFQGVSQTTKDVTTLGRGASDTTAVALASALGAEYCEIYSDVDGVFTADPRIVPGARRIPEISYEEMLEMAACGAKILHLRCVEYARREDVPVHVRSSFSDKPGTWVRDLADITKGSAVEEAIISGVAHDRSEAKITIAGIPDAVGRAAQIFQIIADADINIDMIVQNASRVMNGRTDLSFTLPMSDGRTAVEALNNAQESIGFEQLLYDDQVGKVSVIGVGMRSHPGVTSTYFNALAGAGINLQMISTSEIRISVVVAADQVDQAVRVAHTAFGLDSEGEAVVYAGTGR, from the coding sequence ATGACGCGCGTCGTCCAGAAGTTCGGTGGGTCCTCGGTGGCCGATGCCGGCTCCATCAAGCGGGTGGCCAAGAGGATCGCCGCCACCAGGCAGGCCGGGAATGAGGTCGTGATCGTCATCTCGGCGATGGGCGACTCCACCGACGACCTCATGGACCTGGCCCTCCAGGTGTCTCCGCAGCCCGCTCCCCGGGAGCTCGACATGCTGCTGACCACCGGCGAGCGGCAGTCGGCCTCCCTGCTGGCGATGGCCCTGTCGGATCTGGGCGTGCCGGCCCGCAGCTACACCGGATCGCAGGCCGGCGTCATCACCACCGCCGCCCACGGCAACGCCCGCATCATCGACATCACCCCCGGCCGGGTCGAGAAGTCCCTGGACGCCGGCAATGTGGTCATCGTGTGCGGCTTCCAGGGGGTCTCGCAGACCACCAAGGACGTCACCACCCTGGGCCGAGGCGCCTCCGACACCACCGCCGTCGCGCTGGCGAGCGCACTGGGTGCCGAGTACTGCGAGATCTACTCCGACGTCGACGGCGTCTTCACCGCCGATCCGCGGATCGTGCCCGGAGCACGGCGGATACCCGAGATCAGTTACGAGGAGATGCTGGAGATGGCCGCCTGCGGCGCCAAGATCCTGCACCTGCGGTGCGTCGAGTACGCGCGCCGCGAGGACGTGCCCGTCCACGTCCGGTCCTCCTTCTCCGACAAGCCGGGCACCTGGGTCCGGGACCTGGCAGACATCACGAAGGGATCAGCTGTGGAAGAGGCCATCATCTCCGGAGTCGCCCACGACCGCTCGGAGGCGAAGATCACCATCGCCGGCATTCCGGACGCCGTGGGCCGGGCCGCGCAGATCTTCCAGATCATCGCGGACGCCGACATCAACATCGACATGATCGTCCAGAACGCGTCGCGGGTGATGAACGGCCGCACCGACCTCTCCTTCACCCTGCCGATGTCCGACGGGCGCACCGCTGTCGAGGCCCTCAACAACGCCCAGGAGTCGATCGGATTCGAGCAGCTGCTCTACGACGACCAGGTCGGCAAGGTGTCGGTGATCGGGGTCGGGATGCGCTCCCACCCCGGCGTCACCTCCACCTATTTCAACGCACTGGCCGGCGCGGGGATCAACCTTCAGATGATCTCCACCTCTGAGATCCGCATCTCGGTCGTGGTCGCCGCCGACCAGGTCGACCAGGCGGTGCGGGTGGCCCACACCGCCTTCGGGCTGGACTCCGAGGGTGAGGCCGTCGTCTACGCGGGGACAGGACGCTGA
- the murJ gene encoding murein biosynthesis integral membrane protein MurJ, whose translation MGSSFAETDVYDLLKVPEGPRSPTGFFDVYDSLDVDATMLRSDLVARIHAIERAEDQERRARMRREAARGPRRAASPDSATTGMGLPAVGTPVAADGTEIAAGTLPGEAAKSEAEQTASLKRESSIMAAGTLISKILGLIRGFLLSFVMLGTGLAYDTFQAANTLPNVIFNLLSAGVLNAILIPQIVKAMKRKDGGREFVDRLLTVSFAAVVLVAVLATVGTPWLLNLSFSGTGPARTLAVMFGFICMPQILFYGVYAILGQVLNARGQFAAFMWSPVLANVIQISGLVWCVAQFGRHGDPAGWSSPMVWVVAGTTTLGIAVQGLSLIIPLWRGGFRWRPRWGIRGYGLGAAGRLTMWTFSALLIAQMVGIATKKMLSWVRVHNPQASSISAYDNAFLIFMLPHGLITVSILTALFPRMSSAHADGDTDGLRSLVRRGLTSPAVAIIPCSIAMVVLARPGVQTILSLQPEQVIPQAGAVAIMGIGLLPFGISTLQQRYCFAREDGRQNLIMQSILSGTQLLVASLVFVVPASIALWTVAAAQTLANIAVSVVWIVVASRQMNGLGMRSIARQWLRLLAAAVAAGVPTGVAVWAIGLLGEGRLLNLLNLAVGGCLFVGLFLLVAKLLKIEEVASLVTPILRKLHVVK comes from the coding sequence GTGGGGTCGTCGTTCGCCGAGACCGACGTCTACGACCTGCTGAAGGTGCCCGAGGGGCCCCGCAGCCCCACCGGATTCTTCGATGTCTACGACTCTCTGGACGTCGACGCCACGATGCTGCGCTCGGATCTGGTGGCGCGCATCCATGCCATCGAGAGGGCCGAGGACCAGGAGCGCCGGGCCCGGATGCGGCGCGAGGCTGCCCGCGGTCCGAGGCGGGCCGCCTCCCCGGATTCAGCCACGACAGGGATGGGTCTTCCGGCTGTCGGGACACCAGTAGCTGCAGACGGCACCGAGATCGCCGCCGGCACCCTGCCGGGAGAGGCCGCCAAGAGCGAGGCCGAGCAGACGGCGTCGCTCAAGCGGGAGAGCTCGATCATGGCCGCCGGGACGCTCATCTCCAAGATCCTGGGGTTGATTCGCGGATTCCTGCTCAGCTTCGTCATGCTCGGCACCGGACTGGCCTATGACACCTTCCAGGCCGCCAACACGCTGCCCAATGTCATCTTCAACCTGCTCTCGGCCGGCGTCCTGAACGCCATCCTCATCCCGCAGATCGTCAAGGCGATGAAACGTAAGGACGGCGGGCGGGAGTTCGTCGACCGGCTGTTGACGGTCTCCTTCGCGGCAGTGGTCCTCGTCGCCGTCCTGGCGACGGTGGGCACGCCGTGGCTCCTCAATCTCTCGTTCTCGGGAACCGGCCCGGCACGCACGCTCGCCGTCATGTTCGGGTTCATCTGCATGCCGCAGATCCTGTTCTACGGGGTCTACGCCATCCTCGGACAGGTGCTCAACGCGAGGGGGCAGTTCGCCGCCTTCATGTGGAGTCCGGTGCTGGCCAACGTCATCCAGATCAGCGGCCTGGTGTGGTGCGTGGCGCAGTTCGGCCGCCACGGCGACCCCGCTGGCTGGAGCTCCCCGATGGTGTGGGTGGTGGCCGGGACGACCACGCTGGGCATCGCCGTCCAGGGCCTGTCCCTCATCATCCCGCTGTGGCGCGGAGGGTTCCGCTGGAGGCCGCGGTGGGGGATCCGCGGGTACGGGCTGGGGGCGGCCGGACGGCTGACCATGTGGACCTTTTCGGCCCTGCTCATTGCGCAGATGGTGGGCATCGCCACCAAGAAGATGCTCTCCTGGGTGCGGGTGCACAATCCGCAGGCGTCCTCGATCAGCGCCTACGACAACGCCTTCCTCATCTTCATGCTGCCCCACGGGCTCATCACCGTGTCGATCCTCACCGCCCTGTTCCCGAGGATGAGTTCTGCCCACGCCGACGGCGACACCGACGGGCTACGCTCCCTGGTGCGCAGAGGCCTGACCTCGCCCGCGGTCGCCATCATCCCGTGCTCCATCGCCATGGTGGTGCTGGCCCGTCCCGGCGTCCAGACGATTCTGAGTCTGCAACCCGAGCAGGTCATTCCGCAGGCCGGAGCCGTGGCGATCATGGGGATCGGCCTGCTTCCCTTCGGTATCTCCACCCTTCAGCAGCGCTACTGCTTCGCCCGGGAGGACGGCCGCCAGAACCTCATCATGCAGTCCATCCTGTCGGGAACACAGCTTCTGGTGGCGAGTCTGGTGTTCGTCGTCCCGGCATCCATCGCTCTGTGGACGGTGGCCGCGGCCCAGACCCTCGCGAACATCGCCGTGTCGGTGGTGTGGATCGTGGTGGCGTCGCGTCAGATGAACGGCCTGGGAATGCGGTCGATCGCCAGGCAGTGGCTGCGTCTGCTGGCCGCTGCCGTTGCTGCCGGGGTGCCGACCGGCGTCGCGGTCTGGGCGATCGGGCTGCTGGGTGAAGGACGCCTGCTGAATCTGCTGAACCTGGCCGTCGGGGGATGCCTCTTCGTCGGCCTGTTCCTCCTGGTGGCGAAGCTGCTGAAGATCGAGGAGGTCGCCAGCCTCGTCACCCCGATCCTGCGAAAGCTCCACGTCGTCAAGTAG
- a CDS encoding integrase catalytic domain-containing protein yields MDRELSMAARREITKKYAHQYRAASKKDKSVLLDSLTATTGWTRDHARRAIRAALTRKGAASQQKRRPRPRKYSYDAVKVLQHVWSVTGQPSGKYLAPVMDDTLNRLERFKEFGKVTRRATPAVLTELRSMSAATIDRYLKPFKDAAYPAAGLSATRPAPHILRAAVPLRTSLDGPITDPGLVEVDTVAHCGHTLVGEFLWTLSATLPVSGYTVLTTVKNKAFVHIGAGMDRIVDQMPVPVAEVHVDNGSEFINWGLIDWAKGHDIAMSRSRPYKKNDNAHVEQRNGDWVRRHAFRYRYETATELQLLNQLWPLVMARKNHLLPCVKAIGWTTTSAGRKKRVYDKPKTPYQRLVDSGVLDPATRARLAAEHDRLNPADLARRITDIQNQLIRLAERRTQTDQPAA; encoded by the coding sequence ATGGATCGGGAGCTGTCGATGGCCGCACGCCGTGAGATCACCAAGAAGTACGCCCACCAGTACCGGGCCGCATCGAAGAAGGACAAGTCGGTGCTGCTGGACTCCCTGACCGCCACCACAGGCTGGACCCGTGACCACGCCCGCCGCGCGATCCGGGCAGCCCTGACGCGGAAAGGTGCCGCGTCCCAGCAGAAGCGCCGGCCCCGGCCCCGCAAGTACTCCTACGACGCCGTGAAGGTCCTCCAGCACGTGTGGAGCGTGACGGGTCAGCCCTCCGGGAAGTACCTGGCCCCCGTGATGGACGACACCCTGAACAGGCTGGAACGCTTCAAGGAGTTCGGGAAAGTCACCCGCCGGGCCACCCCCGCGGTGCTGACCGAACTGCGCTCCATGTCGGCGGCCACCATCGACAGGTACCTGAAACCCTTCAAGGACGCCGCCTACCCGGCCGCCGGCCTGTCAGCCACCCGACCCGCCCCTCACATCCTGCGTGCCGCGGTGCCGCTGCGCACCAGCCTGGACGGGCCGATCACCGATCCCGGGCTGGTAGAGGTCGACACCGTGGCCCACTGCGGCCACACCCTGGTCGGGGAATTCCTGTGGACCTTGTCGGCCACCCTGCCCGTCTCCGGCTACACGGTCCTGACCACGGTCAAGAACAAGGCATTCGTCCACATCGGGGCCGGCATGGACCGGATCGTCGACCAGATGCCCGTGCCCGTGGCGGAGGTCCACGTCGACAACGGGTCGGAGTTCATCAACTGGGGCCTCATCGACTGGGCGAAGGGCCACGACATCGCGATGTCCCGCTCGCGGCCCTACAAGAAGAACGACAACGCCCACGTCGAGCAGCGCAACGGCGACTGGGTCCGCCGCCACGCCTTCAGATACCGCTACGAGACCGCAACCGAGCTTCAGCTGCTCAACCAGTTGTGGCCCCTGGTGATGGCCCGCAAGAACCACCTACTGCCCTGCGTCAAGGCCATCGGCTGGACCACCACCTCCGCGGGGCGCAAGAAGCGGGTCTACGACAAGCCCAAGACCCCTTACCAGCGGCTGGTCGACTCCGGTGTCCTGGACCCCGCCACACGGGCCCGCCTGGCAGCCGAGCACGACAGGCTCAACCCCGCCGATCTGGCCCGGCGGATCACCGACATCCAGAACCAGCTCATCCGCCTAGCCGAACGTCGCACCCAGACCGACCAACCCGCCGCCTGA
- a CDS encoding LysR family transcriptional regulator, with product MLSDDLSWFLILAESEHIGDAAAELRMPQSTLSRRLGRLEQRLGTTLFDRHGRSLTLNTRGAALRRRLRAAVIQLDLAESEVLRLLDPETGLVRFDFMHSFGTWLAPRLIHGFVDDHPRADIHLHQGIGRDLIARVRDDEADVALCSPRPEGEDLGWLEVLRQPMAACLPSDHRLAHRRRIRLADIASEPFISTPAGFNSRDLLEGIAADEGVDIHVAFESDELSTVAGLVVSGVGVALLPADDPYLQLPGAVFIPLTTRRTREVGLIWRADQDPASTPGLFLDSARRVLSLMS from the coding sequence ATGCTGTCGGACGACCTCTCCTGGTTCCTCATCCTCGCGGAGAGTGAACACATCGGCGACGCCGCCGCTGAGCTCCGCATGCCGCAGTCCACCCTGTCGCGGCGTCTGGGGCGCCTGGAGCAGCGCCTCGGCACCACCTTGTTCGATCGCCACGGGCGGTCCCTGACGCTCAACACCCGCGGCGCCGCGCTGCGACGCCGACTCCGCGCCGCCGTCATCCAGCTCGACCTGGCTGAGAGCGAGGTCCTCCGCCTGCTGGATCCGGAGACCGGGCTGGTGCGCTTCGACTTCATGCACTCCTTCGGCACCTGGCTGGCGCCACGACTCATCCACGGCTTCGTCGACGACCACCCCCGCGCCGACATCCACCTCCATCAGGGAATCGGTCGCGATCTCATCGCCCGGGTGCGCGACGACGAGGCCGACGTCGCACTGTGCTCCCCGCGCCCCGAGGGGGAGGACCTCGGATGGCTCGAGGTGCTGCGCCAGCCGATGGCCGCCTGTCTGCCCTCCGACCACCGGCTGGCGCACAGGCGCCGGATACGGCTGGCCGACATCGCCTCCGAACCGTTCATCTCCACCCCGGCCGGATTCAACTCCCGCGACCTGCTGGAGGGGATCGCCGCCGACGAGGGCGTCGACATCCATGTCGCATTCGAGTCCGATGAGCTGTCCACCGTGGCCGGGCTGGTGGTCTCCGGGGTGGGCGTGGCCCTGCTGCCGGCCGACGACCCCTACCTGCAGTTGCCCGGCGCCGTCTTCATCCCACTGACGACCAGGCGCACGCGGGAGGTCGGGCTGATCTGGCGCGCCGATCAGGATCCGGCGTCCACCCCCGGCCTCTTCCTCGATAGCGCGAGGAGGGTCTTGAGCCTGATGAGCTAG
- a CDS encoding universal stress protein, with product MRVLAWIAPATWPAVVDALLERHGDDEITLVAAADAYADFPPGRLGGLLGRRPPKAGPKESELASEMARDLLHQASERLRGDAWATVLIGPTERVITEAAADADHLVMARDGDRSRLGPPSLGDHSRFVIDHAPCTVELVWPGKAPGLATIPPPPDDARQRQPRGRSNA from the coding sequence ATGAGAGTCCTCGCCTGGATCGCACCTGCCACCTGGCCGGCTGTCGTCGATGCCCTGCTCGAGCGCCACGGGGACGACGAGATCACGCTGGTCGCCGCGGCCGACGCCTACGCCGATTTCCCGCCCGGACGCCTCGGCGGGCTTCTGGGACGACGTCCCCCCAAGGCGGGCCCGAAGGAGTCCGAGCTGGCCTCCGAGATGGCTCGGGACCTGCTGCATCAGGCATCCGAGAGGCTGAGGGGCGACGCCTGGGCCACGGTGCTCATCGGCCCCACCGAGAGGGTGATCACCGAGGCCGCCGCCGACGCCGACCATCTGGTGATGGCCCGTGACGGCGACCGCAGCCGGCTGGGGCCGCCGAGCCTCGGCGATCACAGCAGGTTCGTCATCGACCACGCCCCGTGCACCGTCGAGCTGGTGTGGCCCGGGAAGGCCCCCGGGCTGGCGACTATCCCGCCTCCCCCCGACGACGCCCGCCAGCGTCAGCCCCGCGGCCGCAGCAACGCCTAG
- a CDS encoding MFS transporter, whose amino-acid sequence MTTITSPATLLVPTPHSSSPDTLPEGLSQGEPGYRRASLALLAAGLASFNALYCTQALMPTLTSQLGATPAQASLTVSAATGILAITILPVSVLSERFGRGRLMTISAMAAVVVGLLLPLAPSLGWLVVGRGLQGLLVAGVPATAMAWLSQEIHPRHLPRAMGLYVAGNTVGGLLGRLIPSGVLQFTGWRPALGIDMAFALVCTVAMVTLMPAERRFVPKQLRPGNELRTMGRQWADRRLAGLFGIGFIFMGVFVSLYDFLGYRLTARFGMPPSLIGLVFLLYLFGTLASARAGHLTATRGRGPAMLIGAAMAIVGMPLVASGLLWLTLPGVALFTYGFFTVHSVASGWVGALAPRARGEASGTYLACYYLGSSILGYLSGHVMHAFGWTGLVMWLVGLILIGCALSAMVVRSARS is encoded by the coding sequence GTGACAACGATCACCTCCCCGGCGACCCTCCTAGTCCCGACCCCCCACTCATCCTCCCCCGACACCCTTCCCGAAGGGCTGTCCCAGGGCGAACCCGGATACCGTCGCGCCTCCTTGGCCCTGCTTGCGGCAGGGCTGGCCTCCTTCAACGCGCTGTACTGCACCCAGGCCCTCATGCCGACCCTCACCTCCCAGCTGGGGGCGACGCCGGCCCAGGCCTCGCTCACGGTCAGCGCCGCGACCGGCATCCTGGCGATCACGATCCTGCCGGTCTCCGTGCTCTCTGAGCGATTCGGGCGCGGACGGCTCATGACGATCTCCGCGATGGCCGCGGTGGTCGTCGGCCTGCTGCTGCCGCTGGCGCCGAGTCTGGGCTGGCTGGTGGTCGGACGCGGACTCCAGGGCCTGCTGGTGGCGGGAGTCCCCGCCACGGCGATGGCCTGGCTGAGCCAGGAGATCCACCCCCGCCACCTGCCCCGGGCGATGGGCCTCTATGTGGCTGGAAACACCGTCGGCGGGCTGCTCGGACGCCTGATCCCCTCAGGGGTGCTGCAGTTCACCGGCTGGCGGCCGGCACTGGGCATCGACATGGCCTTCGCCCTGGTCTGCACGGTGGCGATGGTGACCCTCATGCCGGCCGAGCGGCGGTTCGTGCCCAAACAGCTGCGCCCCGGAAATGAGCTGCGCACCATGGGCCGGCAATGGGCCGACCGCCGGCTCGCCGGTCTGTTCGGCATCGGGTTCATCTTCATGGGGGTCTTCGTCTCCCTCTACGACTTCCTGGGCTACCGCCTGACCGCCAGGTTCGGCATGCCGCCCTCTCTCATCGGCCTGGTCTTCCTGCTGTATCTCTTCGGGACGCTGGCCTCAGCCCGGGCCGGGCATCTGACGGCCACCCGCGGGAGGGGCCCGGCGATGCTCATCGGCGCCGCGATGGCCATTGTCGGGATGCCGCTGGTGGCGTCAGGCCTGCTGTGGCTGACGCTGCCGGGGGTCGCGCTGTTCACCTACGGATTCTTCACCGTGCACTCGGTCGCCTCCGGGTGGGTCGGGGCCCTGGCGCCCCGGGCCCGCGGGGAGGCCTCGGGCACCTACCTGGCCTGCTACTACCTGGGCTCCTCGATCCTGGGCTACCTGTCGGGCCACGTCATGCACGCTTTCGGCTGGACGGGCCTGGTGATGTGGCTCGTGGGACTCATCCTCATCGGGTGCGCCCTGTCGGCCATGGTGGTCCGCTCGGCCCGATCATGA
- a CDS encoding polysaccharide deacetylase family protein gives MNLTRRGFIGASSGLLAALSLSACNGSDDRPGSSGAGNKGSKGTPAPASMTKVDAALVSGAIPTKLTASNPRTVSAAVPQIPKARNLTQALEVVRERTLRQAAWDKASAVDISTSYVAASADVIGVLVKATTTKAGKETTALTSLWYNAQLSQTFSPSVLISWPGWADFAKAVGKAASDASLDKAKVLKALQDTPAPYGTGPAIAFDTAGGVVVNFPPGAVKAEPTEVRVPKKTVTPLLSDFGVLAEGASNHPSAFSGTPTTTLTWWKPGQNKPRPSGSPNLRPLPGDSTGPVTTQSAAPSASASPSASPSPSAGASGPEHPSTAIGIDCVANKAVALTYDDGPGPETATVLAALEKHKGAATFFEMGNSIDAYPKTTVLVAASGYEIGSHTVTHPDLATLGSERLKQEITGNSARIKKLIGRSPLLLRPPYGSHNEAADEVASADGMAIVNWSVDTEDWKTKSTSATEQKVFNDVKIYTEPIILMHDIHDFTVAAAGPIIEKLTAEGYKLVTVSEMTLNTGGFRTGHGYCRGTSLVQDGYLCKG, from the coding sequence GTGAACTTGACGCGCCGTGGCTTCATCGGGGCGAGCAGTGGCCTGCTCGCCGCCCTCTCGCTGTCTGCCTGCAACGGATCCGACGACAGACCGGGATCCTCCGGAGCGGGGAACAAGGGCTCCAAGGGCACGCCGGCTCCGGCGTCCATGACCAAGGTCGACGCGGCGCTGGTGTCCGGTGCGATCCCCACGAAGCTGACGGCGTCGAACCCGCGCACGGTGAGCGCCGCCGTGCCCCAGATCCCCAAGGCCCGTAATCTCACCCAGGCCCTCGAGGTGGTGCGGGAGCGCACCCTGCGGCAGGCGGCATGGGACAAGGCCAGCGCGGTCGACATCTCCACCAGCTATGTCGCAGCCTCGGCCGACGTCATCGGGGTGCTCGTCAAGGCCACCACCACGAAGGCCGGGAAGGAGACGACCGCACTCACATCGCTGTGGTACAACGCCCAGCTGTCCCAGACCTTCTCCCCCTCGGTCCTCATCTCGTGGCCCGGATGGGCGGACTTCGCGAAGGCCGTCGGCAAGGCGGCCTCCGACGCGTCACTCGACAAGGCCAAGGTGCTCAAGGCCCTTCAGGACACCCCGGCTCCCTACGGCACGGGTCCGGCCATCGCCTTCGACACCGCCGGCGGCGTGGTCGTCAACTTCCCGCCCGGCGCCGTCAAGGCCGAGCCCACGGAGGTGCGCGTCCCGAAGAAGACCGTGACCCCCCTGCTCTCGGACTTCGGCGTCCTGGCCGAGGGGGCGTCGAATCATCCGAGCGCCTTCTCGGGGACGCCGACCACCACCCTGACCTGGTGGAAGCCCGGCCAGAACAAGCCCAGGCCCAGCGGCTCCCCGAACCTTCGCCCCCTGCCGGGGGACTCGACCGGCCCGGTCACCACCCAGTCGGCCGCACCGTCCGCCTCTGCGAGCCCTTCTGCGAGCCCCTCGCCCTCGGCCGGCGCATCGGGCCCCGAGCACCCGAGCACCGCCATCGGCATCGACTGCGTGGCGAACAAGGCGGTCGCCCTCACCTACGACGACGGTCCTGGCCCTGAGACGGCCACGGTGCTGGCGGCCCTGGAGAAGCACAAGGGTGCGGCGACCTTCTTCGAGATGGGCAACTCCATCGACGCCTATCCCAAGACCACCGTCCTGGTCGCGGCCTCCGGTTACGAGATCGGCTCCCACACCGTCACCCACCCGGATCTGGCGACCCTGGGCTCCGAGCGGCTCAAGCAGGAGATCACCGGCAACAGCGCCCGGATCAAGAAGCTCATCGGACGGTCCCCGCTTCTGCTCCGCCCGCCCTACGGCTCCCACAACGAGGCTGCCGACGAGGTGGCCAGCGCCGACGGCATGGCCATCGTCAACTGGAGCGTGGACACCGAGGACTGGAAGACCAAGAGCACCAGCGCCACCGAGCAGAAAGTCTTCAACGACGTCAAGATCTACACCGAGCCCATCATCCTGATGCACGACATCCACGACTTCACGGTCGCGGCTGCGGGGCCCATCATCGAGAAGCTCACCGCCGAGGGGTACAAGCTGGTCACCGTCTCGGAGATGACGCTCAACACGGGCGGCTTCCGCACCGGTCACGGCTACTGCCGGGGCACCTCGCTGGTGCAGGACGGCTATCTCTGCAAGGGATGA
- a CDS encoding TerC family protein, which yields MSPIVWTLTIVGLLALLAVDFMTHVRKAHAPTLKEAAIWSAVFVGVALAFGAGVWLTGGAELGKEYFAGYVTEKALSVDNLFLFLVIMTSFAVPRANQQKVLMFGVIFSLIARTGLILAGAALVNSFSWVFYIFGIILLFTAGSMVKGHGKEEDPEAGDNVMVRLARRFIHSTDYYDGDRMTTIHEGRRAMTPMMLVMVAIAGTDVLFAVDSIPAIFGLTQNAYIVFTATAFSLLGLRQLYFLLDGLLDRLVHLSIGLSVILGFIGVKLILHALHENQIPFINGGQPLHVPEVSTDLSLLVILGVLTVTVITSLISTRRAEKREAVDAESSGEPADEPQSVNSPS from the coding sequence TTGAGCCCCATCGTCTGGACGCTGACCATCGTCGGCCTGCTGGCCCTGCTGGCCGTCGACTTCATGACCCACGTCCGCAAGGCCCACGCGCCGACGCTGAAGGAGGCGGCGATCTGGTCGGCGGTCTTCGTCGGGGTCGCGCTGGCCTTCGGCGCGGGGGTCTGGCTCACCGGGGGCGCTGAACTCGGCAAGGAGTACTTCGCCGGTTACGTGACGGAGAAGGCGCTCAGCGTCGATAACCTCTTCCTCTTCCTGGTCATCATGACCAGCTTCGCGGTGCCGCGGGCCAATCAGCAGAAGGTGCTGATGTTCGGCGTCATCTTCTCCCTGATCGCCCGCACCGGCCTCATCCTGGCCGGCGCCGCCCTGGTGAACTCCTTCTCCTGGGTCTTCTACATCTTCGGCATCATCCTGCTGTTCACCGCCGGGAGCATGGTCAAGGGCCACGGCAAGGAGGAGGATCCGGAGGCCGGGGACAACGTCATGGTGCGCCTGGCCCGCAGGTTCATCCACTCCACCGACTACTACGACGGCGACCGGATGACCACGATCCACGAGGGCCGGCGGGCCATGACCCCGATGATGCTCGTGATGGTCGCGATCGCCGGCACCGACGTGCTCTTCGCGGTCGACTCCATCCCGGCGATCTTCGGCCTCACCCAGAACGCTTACATCGTCTTCACGGCGACCGCCTTCTCGCTGCTGGGTCTCCGTCAGCTGTACTTCCTGCTCGACGGCCTGCTGGACCGTCTGGTCCACCTGTCCATCGGCCTGTCGGTGATCCTCGGGTTCATCGGCGTGAAACTCATCCTCCACGCCCTCCACGAGAACCAGATCCCCTTCATCAACGGCGGGCAGCCGCTGCACGTGCCCGAGGTCTCCACGGATCTGTCGCTGCTGGTGATCCTCGGCGTCCTGACCGTCACAGTCATCACCTCGCTCATCAGCACTCGACGCGCCGAGAAGCGCGAGGCGGTCGACGCCGAGAGCTCGGGCGAGCCCGCTGACGAGCCGCAGAGCGTCAACTCCCCGTCCTGA
- a CDS encoding DUF1707 SHOCT-like domain-containing protein — protein sequence MDPSEQRIGDAERDAAVEALRDHHVAGRLTPEEFDERMSAALAARTRGDLEPLFADLPDDRPARASLAKAPTAKEVAPADGGNRYHRVVEVLSAIAWPAALIINFATGWQWWWIIFIPIFLVPALVGEDRGHRARQRRQMREDRRRQIGTGGEGDQDDDPPSR from the coding sequence ATGGACCCCAGTGAGCAGCGCATCGGCGACGCGGAGCGGGACGCCGCGGTGGAGGCGCTGCGCGACCACCATGTCGCCGGACGGCTGACCCCCGAGGAGTTCGACGAACGGATGAGCGCTGCGCTGGCGGCACGCACCCGCGGGGACCTCGAACCGCTCTTCGCCGACCTTCCCGACGATCGGCCGGCACGGGCGAGCCTGGCGAAGGCCCCGACGGCCAAGGAGGTCGCTCCCGCCGACGGGGGGAATCGCTACCACCGGGTGGTCGAGGTGCTCAGCGCGATCGCCTGGCCGGCGGCCCTCATCATCAACTTCGCCACCGGATGGCAGTGGTGGTGGATCATCTTCATCCCGATATTCCTGGTCCCGGCGCTGGTCGGCGAGGACCGCGGCCACCGGGCGCGGCAGCGTCGGCAGATGCGCGAGGACCGGCGCCGCCAGATCGGGACCGGAGGCGAGGGCGACCAGGACGACGATCCCCCAAGCCGCTAG